A genomic stretch from Cellulomonas sp. KRMCY2 includes:
- a CDS encoding acyltransferase, whose translation MTAATEQEAAPTRQSVFPGGAPEARLWRWTGHQLDPRRNSLNLIRLVLATMVLVAHAYYIAGVQSPNGEFGPHIDGENLGGWAVFGFFAVSGYLITASRWSNSLGTYLVHRIARIFPAFLVCLVVMAVVFGPIGYWHVNGSLAGYFTTGPTTPINFVFSNAMLRVNSYEIAGTPAGVPYPGAWNGSLWTLYYEFLAYLIVGALAVVGWVRRSPLAIGVVWFATVAGHALWGRLVAPLVGGNLDVQLLLKLLPLFLGGALVQLLRHRLPLHWAGAALSVTVVLGAIWAFDGWGAQLTAPFIAYLLLWIGSVVPSPRTIQRHDISYGVYIYAFPVQQLLVLTGIHNQGLLVYDVVALACTVPLAIASWLLIERPIMRRARRTHGRPPAVPAVPTVPTVTAPPAVPNVPAVPTVTAAVSG comes from the coding sequence ATGACCGCCGCCACCGAGCAGGAGGCCGCGCCGACCCGGCAGTCGGTCTTCCCGGGCGGCGCGCCCGAGGCCCGCCTGTGGCGCTGGACCGGCCACCAGCTCGACCCGCGCCGCAACAGCCTGAACCTGATCCGGCTCGTCCTGGCGACGATGGTGCTGGTCGCCCACGCGTACTACATCGCCGGTGTGCAGAGCCCGAACGGCGAGTTCGGGCCGCACATCGACGGCGAGAACCTGGGCGGGTGGGCGGTCTTCGGCTTCTTCGCCGTCAGCGGCTACCTGATCACCGCGAGCCGATGGTCCAACTCGCTGGGCACCTACCTCGTGCACCGCATCGCGCGGATCTTCCCCGCGTTCCTGGTCTGCCTCGTCGTGATGGCCGTCGTCTTCGGGCCGATCGGCTACTGGCACGTGAACGGCTCGCTCGCCGGCTACTTCACCACCGGCCCGACCACGCCGATCAACTTCGTCTTCAGCAACGCGATGCTGCGGGTCAACTCCTACGAGATCGCCGGGACACCTGCCGGCGTGCCCTACCCGGGTGCGTGGAACGGCTCGCTGTGGACGCTCTACTACGAGTTCCTCGCCTACCTCATCGTCGGTGCGCTCGCCGTCGTGGGCTGGGTGCGCAGGTCACCGTTGGCCATCGGCGTCGTCTGGTTCGCCACCGTCGCCGGGCACGCGCTGTGGGGTCGCCTGGTCGCACCGCTGGTGGGCGGCAACCTCGACGTCCAGCTGCTGCTCAAGCTGCTGCCCCTGTTCCTGGGCGGCGCGCTCGTCCAGCTCCTGCGGCACCGGCTGCCGCTGCACTGGGCGGGCGCCGCGCTGAGCGTCACCGTCGTCCTCGGGGCGATCTGGGCCTTCGACGGCTGGGGCGCCCAGCTCACGGCCCCGTTCATCGCCTACCTGCTGCTGTGGATCGGCTCGGTCGTGCCCTCGCCGAGGACCATCCAGCGGCACGACATCTCCTACGGCGTGTACATCTACGCCTTCCCCGTCCAGCAGCTGCTCGTGCTGACCGGGATCCACAACCAGGGCCTGCTCGTGTACGACGTCGTCGCCCTGGCCTGCACGGTGCCGCTCGCCATCGCCAGCTGGTTGCTGATCGAGCGCCCGATCATGCGCCGGGCGCGCCGCACGCACGGCCGCCCACCGGCGGTGCCGGCTGTGCCGACCGTGCCGACCGTGACAGCTCCGCCGGCTGTGCCGAACGTGCCGGCTGTGCCCACGGTGACAGCCGCCGTCAGCGGCTGA
- a CDS encoding NAD(P)-dependent oxidoreductase, protein MTHPDDAPADRPARGTCLVTGGAGFIGTAMSAGLAERFDRVVALDNLHPQIHPTPERPADLDEWVELVVGDVTDPAVWDGLLADVRPDVVVHLAAETGTGQSLAESTRHAMTNVVGTTQMLDALLRHSALPRRIVLSSSRAVYGEGAWRRGSGEVYHPGQRTAQILERAQWDFPDAVPVAMAAATTTPAPVSVYGATKLAQESVLSAWAQSFGVEPVILRLQNVYGPGQSLINPYTGIMSLFCRLAKAGESIPLYEDGQVRRDFVLIDDVARALVAATTAAAPGTTPIDIGAGEDQTIATAAELIAAHYGAPAPHVTGQYRQGDVRHAWADVSHAAEALGWTPRYSLAEGITRLATWIDARQD, encoded by the coding sequence GTGACCCACCCCGACGACGCACCCGCCGACCGACCCGCACGGGGCACCTGCCTGGTGACCGGTGGCGCCGGCTTCATCGGGACCGCGATGTCGGCCGGGCTCGCCGAACGCTTCGACCGCGTGGTGGCGCTGGACAACCTGCACCCGCAGATCCACCCGACCCCCGAGCGGCCCGCCGACCTGGACGAGTGGGTCGAGCTGGTCGTGGGGGACGTGACCGATCCCGCGGTCTGGGACGGGCTGCTGGCCGACGTGCGGCCCGACGTCGTCGTGCACCTCGCGGCGGAGACCGGTACGGGTCAGTCGCTCGCCGAGTCGACCCGGCACGCGATGACCAACGTCGTGGGGACCACCCAGATGCTGGACGCGCTGCTGCGGCACTCGGCGCTGCCCCGGCGCATCGTGCTGTCCAGCAGCCGGGCGGTCTACGGCGAGGGCGCCTGGCGCCGCGGGTCCGGCGAGGTCTACCACCCCGGCCAGCGCACCGCGCAGATCCTCGAGCGTGCCCAGTGGGACTTCCCCGACGCCGTGCCGGTCGCGATGGCCGCCGCCACGACCACGCCGGCCCCGGTCAGCGTCTACGGCGCGACGAAGCTCGCGCAGGAGTCCGTGCTGAGCGCCTGGGCGCAGTCGTTCGGCGTCGAGCCGGTGATCCTGCGGCTGCAGAACGTCTACGGGCCGGGTCAGTCCTTGATCAACCCGTATACCGGGATCATGTCGCTGTTCTGCCGTCTGGCGAAGGCCGGGGAGTCCATCCCGCTGTACGAGGACGGTCAGGTGCGCCGGGACTTCGTCCTGATCGACGACGTCGCACGGGCGCTCGTCGCGGCGACCACGGCGGCCGCCCCCGGGACGACGCCGATCGACATCGGTGCGGGGGAGGACCAGACCATCGCCACGGCGGCGGAGCTGATCGCCGCCCACTACGGGGCGCCCGCACCGCACGTGACAGGTCAGTACCGGCAGGGCGACGTGCGGCACGCCTGGGCGGACGTCAGCCACGCGGCTGAGGCCCTCGGCTGGACGCCCCGGTACTCGCTCGCCGAGGGCATCACGCGCCTGGCGACCTGGATCGACGCGCGGCAGGACTGA
- a CDS encoding glycosyltransferase, with product MPLDILLPFWGDPALLRETVASVLAQRNGDWLLTVVDDAYPDESVGPWLAGLDDPRVTYVRKPVNEGITANYRTCVSLATQDVVVILGCDDVLLPSYVDVVLAAHRAFPDAAVIQPGIRIIDEHGTVVLPLADRVKLQLLRPRSRVRRLLVGESLATSLLHGDWLYWPSLAFRREVLAATEFRDGMPLIQDLAIVMDIVTAGGSLLLEPTTCFHYRRHGASASSATLLDGTRFRGERAYFELAAGQVAALGWRRAERAARLHLTSRLHALTLLPRAVRDDRRRIGVLLRHALGPARP from the coding sequence ATGCCGCTCGACATCCTCCTGCCGTTCTGGGGTGACCCCGCGCTCCTGCGCGAGACGGTCGCCAGCGTGCTCGCCCAGCGCAACGGCGACTGGCTGCTGACGGTCGTCGACGACGCCTACCCCGACGAGTCCGTCGGCCCGTGGCTCGCGGGCCTCGACGACCCGCGCGTGACCTACGTCCGCAAGCCCGTCAACGAGGGCATCACGGCGAACTACCGGACGTGCGTCTCGTTGGCGACCCAGGACGTCGTGGTGATCCTCGGCTGCGACGACGTGCTGCTGCCGAGCTACGTCGACGTCGTGCTGGCCGCCCACCGCGCGTTCCCCGATGCCGCCGTGATCCAGCCCGGCATCCGGATCATCGACGAGCACGGCACCGTGGTGCTCCCGCTCGCCGACCGGGTCAAGCTGCAGCTGCTGAGGCCACGCAGCCGGGTGCGCCGACTGCTGGTCGGTGAGTCGCTCGCGACGAGCCTGCTGCACGGTGACTGGCTCTACTGGCCGTCGCTCGCCTTCCGCCGTGAGGTGCTGGCGGCTACCGAGTTCCGCGACGGGATGCCGCTGATCCAGGACCTCGCCATCGTGATGGACATCGTCACGGCCGGCGGCTCGCTGCTGCTCGAGCCGACGACGTGCTTCCACTACCGCCGGCACGGGGCCAGCGCGTCGTCGGCGACCCTGCTCGACGGCACGCGGTTCCGCGGCGAGCGCGCCTACTTCGAGCTCGCGGCCGGCCAGGTCGCGGCGCTCGGCTGGCGGCGTGCCGAGCGGGCCGCGCGCCTGCACCTCACGTCGCGCCTGCACGCCCTGACCCTGCTGCCCCGCGCCGTGCGCGACGACCGCCGGCGGATCGGCGTCCTGCTGCGCCACGCCCTCGGCCCCGCACGACCCTGA